Proteins from a genomic interval of Quercus lobata isolate SW786 chromosome 11, ValleyOak3.0 Primary Assembly, whole genome shotgun sequence:
- the LOC115967348 gene encoding uncharacterized protein LOC115967348 has translation METVMSSSSATIMSSSSPFSNFPLKRTLPSRPFHFPLASKGKDNESINNPESDSKEIKSLPILSNRHLSLSPLSKDVAMGLVLNAAAGRGWTTGSGMEGPSNPAGTETNSVSENVSTLPWSLFTKSPRRRMRVAFTCNICGQRTTRAINPHAYTDGTVFVQCCGCNAFHKLVDNLNLFHEMKCYVSPDFNYRGQGWDNVNFKYLDTEDGNDIFPIQ, from the exons ATGGAAACCGTAATGAGCTCCTCCTCTGCAACGATCATGTCCTCCTCCTCTCCTTTCTCTAATTTCCCTCTCAAACGAACACTTCCTTCGAGACCTTTCCATTTCCCTCTCGCTTCCAAag GTAAAGACAATGAATCGATTAACAATCCCGAGTCTGATTCGAAGGAAATCAAGAGTCTTCCAATTCTCAGCAATcgccatctctctctctctcctctctcaaag gatgtggcaatgggattggtACTGAATGCAGCTGCGGGGAGAGGGTGGACAACAGGTTCGGGTATGGAAGGTCCTTCCAACCCTGCTGGGACTGAGACCAATTCTGTCTCTGAGAATGTCTCCACTTTGCCATGGTCTCTGTTCACTAAATCACCTCGCCGGAGAATGCGTGTGGCTTTTACTTGTAACATTTGTGGGCAGAGGACAACACGGGCTATTAACCCTCATGCTTATACCGATGGCACTGTCTTTGTGCAG TGTTGTGGGTGCAACGCATTCCATAAGCTTGTGGATAATTTGAATCTGTTTCATGAGATGAAGTGCTATGTGAGCCCGGATTTTAATTACAGAGGTCAAGGTTGGGATAATGTTAACTTCAAATATCTGGATACAGAAGATGGCAATGACATATTTCCTATCCAGTGA
- the LOC115968685 gene encoding uncharacterized protein LOC115968685: MENLTSLIHLFVTIFLSGFANFMGVPAITDVTMLALCPGQDECSLAIYLTGFQQAIIGLGAMIITPLIGNLSDEYGRKALLTLPMTVSIIPLAILAYSMETNFFYAYFVIRSLTAMVSEGSINCLALAYVADKISVVNRASAFGILGGIASAAFVCGTLAARFLSTTSTFQVSAFMSILAVVYMRIFLKESLPNGDDIRQPILKGEQDVIRSDSDLENKRQVFKRIPSVGDLIFLTKNSVPFSQAALISFFNSLAEGGLLASLLYFLKARFHFNKNQYADLLLILGVAGTFSQLLFMPMLAPIIGEEKLLSIGLLMGCANMFVNSIAWSAWVPYAAPVFSIFTILVQPSIRSIASKQVGPNEQGKAQGCISGISSFANIISPLMFSPLTALFLSEGAPFNFPGFSIMCAGFTMVIAFIQSIMIKGVPSSHKTGNNHSLEA; the protein is encoded by the exons atggagaacTTAACATCTTTGATCCACCTCTTTGTGACAATTTTCCTATCAGGCTTTGCAAATTTCATGGGGGTTCCTGCCATTACTGATGTAACCATGTTGGCACTTTGCCCTGGTCAAGATGAGTGCTCGCTAGCCATTTACCTCACTGGTTTTCAACAAGCG ATCATAGGATTGGGAGCAATGATAATTACACCGCTAATTGGGAATCTATCGGACGAGTATGGTAGAAAAGCCTTGCTCACTCTCCCCATGACTGTCTCCATTATTCCACTAG CAATATTAGCATACAGCATGGAGACCAACTTCTTTTATGCATACTTCGTGATCAGGAGTCTCACTGCCATGGTTTCCGAAGGCAGCATCAATTGCCTTGCTCTAGCTTACGTG GCAGATAAAATTTCAGTTGTAAATCGTGCATCAGCATTTGGAATTCTAGGAGGGATAGCTTCAGCTGCATTTGTATGTGGAACCTTAGCAGCTCGTTTTCTCTCCACTACTTCTACATTTCAG GTTTCGGCATTCATGTCAATCCTTGCAGTTGTTTACATGAGAATTTTTCTTAAGGAAAGCTTACCCAATGGGGATGATATAAGGCAGCCAATCTTGAAGGGAGAACAGGATGTTATTAGAAGTGATAGTgatttggaaaataaaaggcaaGTCTTTAAGAGGATTCCATCAGTGGGGGATCTGATTTTCTTGACAAAGAACAG TGTGCCATTTTCACAAGCAGCACTAATTTCATTCTTCAATAGCCTTGCAGAGGGTGGGCTGCTAGCTTCGCTATTG TACTTCTTAAAGGCCCGTTTCCACTTCAACAAAAACCAGTATGCTGATCTACTGCTAATTTTGGGGGTTGCAGGGACTTTTTCACAA CTGCTTTTCATGCCCATGTTGGCACCTATAATTGGAGAGGAGAAGTTGCTTTCCATTGGCCTCTTAATGGGCTGTGCAAAT ATGTTTGTCAACAGCATCGCATGGTCAGCTTGG GTTCCTTATGCTGCTCCTGTGTTTTCAATCTTTACTATTTTAGTGCAACCAAGC ATTCGGAGCATTGCATCGAAGCAAGTTGGGCCTAATGAGCAG GGAAAGGCTCAAGGATGCATTTCAGGCATAAGTTCCTTTGCCAACATTATTTCTCCATTAATGTTTAGTCCTCTAACAG CTTTATTCCTGTCTGAAGGAGCACCATTTAATTTCCCTGGTTTCAGCATTATGTGTGCCGGGTTTACCATG GTGATTGCCTTCATTCAGAGTATTATGATAAAGGGAGTTCCTTCAAGTCACAAAACTGGCAATAACCACAGCCTGGAGGCCTAG
- the LOC115967291 gene encoding UDP-glycosyltransferase 92A1-like encodes MAIYFSLSLNEHQFQTDDQEFLLPDFPEASKIQQSQLRNDLRLTDSTNALWLFRTRQFSHCFCSDAILLNTMEGLGDIGVQYFKRKMGGKPVWMIGPACSSMKNDAYYQEERSEKLSSKTESCCEWLDLHPPASILYVSFGSYGTILPSQMMELALGLEASNKAFIWVIRPPFGFNPTEDFRVEWLPDGFKERMREKKSRSLDT; translated from the coding sequence ATGGCCATAtatttttccctctctcttaaCGAACACCAATTCCAGACTGATGATCAGGAATTTTTGCTGCCTGACTTTCCTGAAGCATCCAAAATTCAACAATCACAACTTCGAAATGATCTCAGGCTTACTGATAGTACCAATGCTTTGTGGCTTTTCCGGACACGGCAGTTCTCACATTGCTTTTGCTCTGATGCAATTCTCTTAAATACCATGGAGGGATTAGGGGATATTGGTGTACaatattttaaaaggaaaatgggaGGGAAGCCAGTCTGGATGATTGGACCAGCCTGCTCTTCCATGAAGAATGATGCCTATTACCaagaagagagaagtgagaaacTTTCTTCAAAAACCGAGAGTTGTTGTGAATGGCTAGATCTCCACCCACCAGCTTCAATTCTGTATGTATCTTTTGGATCATATGGGACCATTTTACCTTCACAAATGATGGAATTGGCATTGGGTTTAGAGGCAAGCAACAAGGCATTTATTTGGGTCATTAGGCCACCATTTGGTTTCAATCCAACTGAAGACTTCAGAGTCGAGTGGTTGCCTGATGGCTttaaagaaagaatgagagagaaaaaatcaagGTCTCTTGATACATAA
- the LOC115968631 gene encoding DDB1- and CUL4-associated factor 8 isoform X1, which translates to MSNKRPRSGSSIDKAVVDVWQRELGQLSSRSFAHRLGGSEDLVLRLDLYKKLEKHKGCVNTVSFNADGDILVSGSDDRRVILWDWETGRIKLSFHSGHDNNVFQAKIMPCTDDRTIVTCAADGQVILDQILERGEVAVTTLGKHHGRAHKLAIEPGSPHIFYTCGEDGLVQHFDLRTRTATELFTCQPVDDRRRYRSVIPLNAITIDPRNPNLFAVAGSDEYARLYDIRKYKWDGSTDFGQPTDYFCPPHLRDNEHVGITGLAFSEQSELLVSYNDEFIYLFTRDMGLGPNPLPASPVSMGSDASEIGGDHQLAASPSAMDTDEKVIPQVYKGHRNCETVKGVNFFGPKCEYVVSGSDCGRIFIWKKKGGELIRVMEADKTIVNCIECHPHTMVLASSGIDDDIKMWTPKALDRAVLPTNIEQVLKPDRIHCFAFDDYFNDDDDDDDDDCLFNDYYFSYDDDDDDDDPDDDDDNDDDDDDDDDDNDDGDNDNDVDDDNDDFGFDDDDDDDDDHNDDAGNCIDDVDDNIANDGNFFGGPNEC; encoded by the exons aTGAGTAATAAGAGACCCAGAAGTGGAAGCAGCATCGACAAGGCCGTGGTCGATGTTTGGCAACGAGAACTCGGTCAGCTCTCCTCTCGAAGCTTCGCTCATCGACTCGGTGGTTCCGAG GATCTTGTGCTTCGACTTGATCTCTACAAGAAGTTGGAAAAGCACAAAGGATGTGTGAACACTGTAAGCTTCAATGCAGATGGTGACATTCTGGTTTCAGGCTCAGATGACAGGCGGGTTATACTTTGGGATTGGGAAACTGGGCGTATCAAGCTTTCATTTCATTCAGGTCATGATAACAACGTTTTTCAAGCAAAGATCATGCCTTGCACAGATGATCGAACCATTGTCACCTGTGCTGCAGATGGGCAG GTGATACTTGATCAGATTCTGGAACGCGGGGAAGTGGCAGTTACAACACTTGGCAAACATCATGGACGAGCTCATAAGTTGGCCATTGAGCCTGGGAGCCCTCATATATTTTACACCTGTGGTGAAGATGGACTGGTGCAGCAT TTTGATCTGAGAACTCGGACTGCCACAGAACTTTTCACATGCCAACCAGTTGATGATAGGAGGCGTTACAGATCAGTTATTCCACTAAATGCAATTACAATTGATCCTAGGAATCCAAATCTCTTTGCGGTTGCAGGTTCTGATGAGTATGCTCGACTTTATGATATCCGCAAGTATAAGTGGGATGGATCAACCGATTTTGGTCAACCCACAGACTACTTTTGCCCTCCACACTTGCGTGATAATGAACATGTTGGAATAACAGGCTTGGCCTTCTCAGAACAGAGCGAACTGCTAGTGTCATACAACGATGAGTTCATCTATCTTTTTACTCGTGATATGGGATTGGGGCCTAATCCACTTCCAGCCTCTCCAGTGTCTATGGGCAGTGATGCAAGTGAAATAGGAGGTGATCATCAGTTGGCAGCATCTCCATCAGCTATGGATACTGACGAAAAAGTTATCCCCCAAGTTTACAAGGGGCACAGGAATTGTGAGACAGTGAAAGGTGTGAACTTCTTTGGGCCTAAATGTGAGTATGTAGTGAGTGGGTCAGACTGTGGCCGGATATTCATATGGAAGAAAAAAGGAGGGGAGCTAATTCGTGTCATGGAAGCTGATAAGACTATTGTAAACTGTATTGAGTGTCATCCTCATACCATGGTGCTTGCAAGTAGTGGAATTGATGATGACATCAAGATGTGGACTCCAAAGGCTTTGGACAGAGCTGTTCTGCCTACAAACATCGAACAG GTTCTGAAACCTGATCGAATTCATTGCTTTGCATTTGATGACTACTTCAACGAcgatgatgacgatgatgatgatgattgttTGTTCAATGATTATTACTTTTCTTACGATGACGATGACGATGACGACGACCCTGACGACGACGACGACAatgacgacgacgacgacgacgacgacgacgataatgatgatggtgataatgacaatgatgttgatgatgataatgatgatttTGGTttcgatgatgatgatgatgatgatgatgatcacAATGATGATGCCGGCAATTGcattgatgatgttgatgacAACATTGCCAATgatggtaatttttttggtgGTCCTAATGAATGCTGA
- the LOC115968631 gene encoding DDB1- and CUL4-associated factor 8 isoform X2: protein MSNKRPRSGSSIDKAVVDVWQRELGQLSSRSFAHRLGGSEDLVLRLDLYKKLEKHKGCVNTVSFNADGDILVSGSDDRRVILWDWETGRIKLSFHSGHDNNVFQAKIMPCTDDRTIVTCAADGQVILDQILERGEVAVTTLGKHHGRAHKLAIEPGSPHIFYTCGEDGLVQHFDLRTRTATELFTCQPVDDRRRYRSVIPLNAITIDPRNPNLFAVAGSDEYARLYDIRKYKWDGSTDFGQPTDYFCPPHLRDNEHVGITGLAFSEQSELLVSYNDEFIYLFTRDMGLGPNPLPASPVSMGSDASEIGGDHQLAASPSAMDTDEKVIPQVYKGHRNCETVKGVNFFGPKCEYVVSGSDCGRIFIWKKKGGELIRVMEADKTIVNCIECHPHTMVLASSGIDDDIKMWTPKALDRAVLPTNIEQKPRPGGWMYRISSPQDLLLQLFSLQRRRTDSEHSGESSTPGRELLELILRFNDNSDASSDDGGDTASQDDLFS from the exons aTGAGTAATAAGAGACCCAGAAGTGGAAGCAGCATCGACAAGGCCGTGGTCGATGTTTGGCAACGAGAACTCGGTCAGCTCTCCTCTCGAAGCTTCGCTCATCGACTCGGTGGTTCCGAG GATCTTGTGCTTCGACTTGATCTCTACAAGAAGTTGGAAAAGCACAAAGGATGTGTGAACACTGTAAGCTTCAATGCAGATGGTGACATTCTGGTTTCAGGCTCAGATGACAGGCGGGTTATACTTTGGGATTGGGAAACTGGGCGTATCAAGCTTTCATTTCATTCAGGTCATGATAACAACGTTTTTCAAGCAAAGATCATGCCTTGCACAGATGATCGAACCATTGTCACCTGTGCTGCAGATGGGCAG GTGATACTTGATCAGATTCTGGAACGCGGGGAAGTGGCAGTTACAACACTTGGCAAACATCATGGACGAGCTCATAAGTTGGCCATTGAGCCTGGGAGCCCTCATATATTTTACACCTGTGGTGAAGATGGACTGGTGCAGCAT TTTGATCTGAGAACTCGGACTGCCACAGAACTTTTCACATGCCAACCAGTTGATGATAGGAGGCGTTACAGATCAGTTATTCCACTAAATGCAATTACAATTGATCCTAGGAATCCAAATCTCTTTGCGGTTGCAGGTTCTGATGAGTATGCTCGACTTTATGATATCCGCAAGTATAAGTGGGATGGATCAACCGATTTTGGTCAACCCACAGACTACTTTTGCCCTCCACACTTGCGTGATAATGAACATGTTGGAATAACAGGCTTGGCCTTCTCAGAACAGAGCGAACTGCTAGTGTCATACAACGATGAGTTCATCTATCTTTTTACTCGTGATATGGGATTGGGGCCTAATCCACTTCCAGCCTCTCCAGTGTCTATGGGCAGTGATGCAAGTGAAATAGGAGGTGATCATCAGTTGGCAGCATCTCCATCAGCTATGGATACTGACGAAAAAGTTATCCCCCAAGTTTACAAGGGGCACAGGAATTGTGAGACAGTGAAAGGTGTGAACTTCTTTGGGCCTAAATGTGAGTATGTAGTGAGTGGGTCAGACTGTGGCCGGATATTCATATGGAAGAAAAAAGGAGGGGAGCTAATTCGTGTCATGGAAGCTGATAAGACTATTGTAAACTGTATTGAGTGTCATCCTCATACCATGGTGCTTGCAAGTAGTGGAATTGATGATGACATCAAGATGTGGACTCCAAAGGCTTTGGACAGAGCTGTTCTGCCTACAAACATCGAACAG AAACCCAGGCCCGGGGGCTGGATGTATCGAATATCTTCTCCCCAGGACTTGCTGTTGCAACTATTTTCACTGCAAAGGCGGAGGACAGACTCTGAGCATAGTGGTGAAAGCTCTACTCCAGGTCGCGAGCTTTTAGAGCTGATTTTGAGGTTCAATGACAACAGTGATGCTTCTTCAGATGATGGAGGAGATACTGCCAGTCAAGACGACTTGTTTAGTTGA
- the LOC115967858 gene encoding uncharacterized protein LOC115967858, translating to MSSSTGNGSTTSGFYRAGDGHLCTLENCALRTSRKTGNYGRRFVGCSQFNVGPKCGFFQWVDNETCKSDRERISMLENELQLANQREMTTKEMEEICNQRERETHELYVEIREKLKRVRESERLYKMALVLSWLFFIFVMLLLCFASVNNNVRARNLNLP from the exons ATGTCTTCATCAACTGGCAATGGCTCTACAACTAGTGGTTTCTACCGTGCCGGAGATGGTCATTTATGTACCCTTGAGAATTGTGCCCTAAGAACAAGTCGAAAAACTGGTAACTATGGAAGAAGATTCGTTGGTTGTAGTCAATTTAAT GTTGGTCCCAAATGTGGCTTCTTTCAGTGGGTGGATAACGAAACTTGTAAGAGTGACCGTGAAAGGATAAGTATGCTTGAGAATGAATTGCAGCTTGCAAATCAGAGAGAAATGACAACTAAGGAAATGGAAGAAATATGTAACCAGAGGGAAAGAGAAACTCATGAGCTTTATGTAGAAATTAGAGAAAAACTTaagagagttagagagagtgagagattgtaCAAGATGGCATTAGTTTTGTcatggttatttttcatttttgtaatgttgttgttgtgttttgccTCAGTGAACAATAATGTAAGAGCGAGGAACCTTAATCTGCCATGA